In Piliocolobus tephrosceles isolate RC106 chromosome 6, ASM277652v3, whole genome shotgun sequence, the following are encoded in one genomic region:
- the PSMB5 gene encoding proteasome subunit beta type-5 isoform X1, with protein sequence MTKAKMADMALASVLERPLPVNQRGFFGLGGRADLLDLGPGSPSDGLSLVAPGWGVPEEPGIEMLHGTTTLAFKFRHGVVVAADSRATAGAYIASQTVKKVIEINPYLLGTMAGGAADCSFWERLLARQCRIYELRNKERISVAAASKLLANMVYQYKGMGLSMGTMICGWDKRGPGLYYVDSEGNRISGATFSVGSGSVYAYGVMDRGYSYDLEVEQAYDLARRAIYQATYRDAYSGGAVNLYHVREDGWIRVSSDNVADLHEKYSGSTP encoded by the exons ATGACCAAAGCCAAGATGGCAG ACATGGCGCTTGCCAGCGTGTTGGAGAGACCGCTACCGGTGAACCAGCGCGGGTTTTTCGGACTCGGGGGTCGTGCAGATCTGCTGGATCTAGGTCCAGGGAGTCCCAGTGATGGGCTGAGCCTGGTCGCGCCCGGCTGGGGTGTCCCAGAAGAGCCAGGAATCGAAATGCTTCATGGAACAACCACCCTGGCCTTCAAG TTCCGCCATGGAGTCGTAGTTGCAGCTGACTCCAGGGCTACAGCGGGTGCTTACATTGCCTCCCAGACGGTGAAGAAGGTGATAGAGATCAACCCATACCTGCTAGGCACCATGGCTGGGGGCGCAGCGGATTGCAGCTTCTGGGAACGGCTGTTGGCGCGGCAATGTCGAATCTATGAGCTTCGAAATAAGGAACGCATCTCTGTAGCAGCTGCCTCCAAACTGCTTGCCAACATGGTGTATCAGTACAAAGGCATGGGGCTGTCCATGGGCACCATGATCTGTGGCTGGGATAAGAGAGGCCCTG GCCTCTACTACGTGGACAGTGAAGGGAACCGGATCTCAGGGGCCACCTTCTCTGTAGGTTCTGGCTCTGTGTATGCGTATGGGGTCATGGATCGGGGCTACTCCTATGACCTGGAAGTGGAGCAGGCCTATGATCTGGCCCGTCGAGCCATCTACCAAGCCACCTACAGAGATGCCTACTCAGGAGGTGCAGTCAACCTCTACCACGTGCGGGAGGATGGCTGGATCCGAGTCTCCAGTGACAATGTAGCTGATCTACATGAGAAGTACAGTGGCTCTACTCCCTGA
- the PSMB5 gene encoding proteasome subunit beta type-5 isoform X2: MALASVLERPLPVNQRGFFGLGGRADLLDLGPGSPSDGLSLVAPGWGVPEEPGIEMLHGTTTLAFKFRHGVVVAADSRATAGAYIASQTVKKVIEINPYLLGTMAGGAADCSFWERLLARQCRIYELRNKERISVAAASKLLANMVYQYKGMGLSMGTMICGWDKRGPGLYYVDSEGNRISGATFSVGSGSVYAYGVMDRGYSYDLEVEQAYDLARRAIYQATYRDAYSGGAVNLYHVREDGWIRVSSDNVADLHEKYSGSTP; encoded by the exons ATGGCGCTTGCCAGCGTGTTGGAGAGACCGCTACCGGTGAACCAGCGCGGGTTTTTCGGACTCGGGGGTCGTGCAGATCTGCTGGATCTAGGTCCAGGGAGTCCCAGTGATGGGCTGAGCCTGGTCGCGCCCGGCTGGGGTGTCCCAGAAGAGCCAGGAATCGAAATGCTTCATGGAACAACCACCCTGGCCTTCAAG TTCCGCCATGGAGTCGTAGTTGCAGCTGACTCCAGGGCTACAGCGGGTGCTTACATTGCCTCCCAGACGGTGAAGAAGGTGATAGAGATCAACCCATACCTGCTAGGCACCATGGCTGGGGGCGCAGCGGATTGCAGCTTCTGGGAACGGCTGTTGGCGCGGCAATGTCGAATCTATGAGCTTCGAAATAAGGAACGCATCTCTGTAGCAGCTGCCTCCAAACTGCTTGCCAACATGGTGTATCAGTACAAAGGCATGGGGCTGTCCATGGGCACCATGATCTGTGGCTGGGATAAGAGAGGCCCTG GCCTCTACTACGTGGACAGTGAAGGGAACCGGATCTCAGGGGCCACCTTCTCTGTAGGTTCTGGCTCTGTGTATGCGTATGGGGTCATGGATCGGGGCTACTCCTATGACCTGGAAGTGGAGCAGGCCTATGATCTGGCCCGTCGAGCCATCTACCAAGCCACCTACAGAGATGCCTACTCAGGAGGTGCAGTCAACCTCTACCACGTGCGGGAGGATGGCTGGATCCGAGTCTCCAGTGACAATGTAGCTGATCTACATGAGAAGTACAGTGGCTCTACTCCCTGA